A part of Tardiphaga sp. vice304 genomic DNA contains:
- a CDS encoding lytic transglycosylase domain-containing protein encodes MLGASVAALTVEAASGVPLPKPRPISRNVVPATTAAIPSSTPAKPVAADQASRAPAIQPATRQHAALPAPTKRAIAPAAMAATSSTPQADAEAVENVIELIRNRKPVDASQVAQGIGDPVARKLAEWLILRSDNNGASVERYRAFLAANPSWPSQTFLRRRAEAALWDDRRNDDAVLAYFQDEKPLSAKGKFSLARAMIARGDRAQAERLVRDAWRNDSISGDTEAMVLDLFGALLSGGDHKARMDMLLYGSDTDAALRAAQRLGGGQMALARARIAITKKQPNAKALLAAVPGDLHSDPGYIFAKIQQLRRDENFGEAARLMIAAPRDPARLHNLDEWWIERRLLARKMLDVGEHRSAYIIARDAALPARDIYKTEQEFTAGWIALRFLKDPATAAQHFARIGVGSVNPTALARAGYWQGRAAEAMGRSAEARQAYASAAEQSTSYYGQLARAKLGLPQLEINGAPGARGRGVERLEIVRAVALLYALDEREIAIPIFGDMGENGDPDALVGLGEIASRNSDARGMLLLGKAALNRGLPFDFYAYPMTGIPPFKPIGPEVERAVVYSIARQESAFNPAVVSPANAYGLMQVTPGAAQYVTKRHGGTYDLNRLKTDSVYNATLGAAELGGLLEDYRGSYIMTFAGYNAGRGSVRKWVERYGDPRDPKVDAVDWVESIPFSETRNYVQRIMENLQVYRARFGGGSKLQIEADLQRGSTE; translated from the coding sequence ATGCTGGGCGCGAGCGTTGCGGCGCTGACGGTCGAGGCTGCATCGGGCGTGCCGCTGCCGAAACCGCGGCCGATCTCGCGCAATGTGGTTCCGGCGACCACCGCCGCCATCCCCTCCTCCACGCCGGCAAAGCCGGTCGCCGCCGATCAGGCCAGCCGTGCCCCCGCGATCCAGCCCGCGACGCGCCAGCATGCCGCATTGCCGGCGCCGACGAAGCGCGCGATTGCGCCCGCTGCGATGGCCGCGACGTCGTCCACGCCCCAGGCCGACGCCGAAGCGGTCGAGAACGTCATCGAGCTGATCCGCAACCGCAAGCCGGTCGATGCCTCGCAGGTGGCGCAGGGCATCGGCGATCCCGTCGCGCGAAAACTCGCCGAGTGGCTGATCCTGCGCAGCGACAACAACGGTGCCTCGGTAGAGCGCTACCGTGCCTTCCTGGCCGCCAATCCGAGCTGGCCGTCGCAGACCTTCCTGCGCCGCCGCGCCGAGGCAGCCCTGTGGGACGATCGCCGCAACGACGACGCCGTGCTGGCCTATTTCCAGGACGAGAAACCGCTGTCGGCCAAAGGCAAGTTCTCGCTGGCGCGGGCCATGATCGCGCGCGGCGACCGCGCGCAGGCCGAGCGTCTGGTGCGCGACGCCTGGCGCAATGATTCGATTTCCGGCGACACCGAAGCGATGGTGCTCGATCTGTTCGGGGCCCTGCTGTCGGGCGGCGACCACAAGGCACGGATGGATATGCTGCTCTATGGCAGCGACACCGATGCCGCCTTGCGCGCCGCGCAGCGGCTCGGCGGCGGCCAGATGGCGCTTGCGCGCGCGCGGATCGCGATCACCAAGAAGCAGCCGAACGCCAAGGCCCTGCTCGCGGCGGTGCCCGGCGACTTGCACAGCGATCCCGGCTACATATTCGCCAAAATCCAGCAGCTACGCCGCGACGAGAATTTTGGCGAGGCGGCGCGTCTGATGATCGCGGCGCCGCGAGATCCGGCGCGACTGCACAATCTCGACGAATGGTGGATCGAGCGCCGGCTGCTGGCGCGAAAAATGCTCGATGTCGGCGAGCACCGCTCGGCCTATATCATCGCCCGCGACGCCGCCCTGCCCGCCCGCGACATCTACAAGACCGAACAGGAATTCACCGCCGGCTGGATCGCGTTGCGTTTCCTGAAAGATCCCGCGACGGCCGCGCAGCATTTCGCGCGCATCGGGGTCGGCTCCGTCAACCCGACCGCGCTGGCGCGCGCCGGCTACTGGCAGGGCCGCGCCGCCGAAGCGATGGGCCGCAGCGCCGAGGCGCGACAGGCTTACGCATCGGCCGCCGAGCAATCGACCAGCTATTACGGCCAGCTCGCCCGCGCCAAGCTGGGCCTGCCGCAGCTCGAGATCAACGGCGCGCCGGGCGCGCGCGGCCGCGGCGTCGAGCGGCTCGAAATCGTCCGCGCGGTGGCCCTGCTCTATGCGCTGGACGAGCGCGAGATCGCGATTCCGATCTTCGGCGACATGGGCGAGAACGGCGATCCCGATGCGCTGGTGGGCTTGGGCGAAATTGCCTCGCGCAATTCCGACGCCCGCGGCATGCTACTGCTCGGCAAGGCGGCGCTGAACCGCGGCCTGCCGTTCGATTTCTACGCCTATCCGATGACCGGCATCCCGCCGTTCAAGCCAATCGGCCCGGAGGTCGAACGCGCGGTGGTGTATTCGATCGCGCGGCAGGAAAGCGCGTTCAATCCCGCGGTGGTATCGCCCGCAAATGCCTACGGGCTGATGCAGGTGACGCCGGGGGCGGCGCAATACGTCACCAAGCGGCACGGCGGGACCTACGACCTCAACCGGCTGAAGACCGACTCGGTCTACAACGCGACGCTCGGCGCCGCGGAGCTCGGCGGCCTGCTCGAGGACTATCGCGGCTCCTACATCATGACGTTTGCCGGCTACAATGCAGGCCGCGGCAGCGTGCGCAAATGGGTCGAGCGCTACGGCGACCCGCGCGATCCCAAGGTCGATGCGGTCGACTGGGTCGAATCGATCCCGTTCTCCGAGACCCGCAACTACGTGCAGCGGATCATGGAGAACCTGCAGGTCTACCGCGCCCGCTTCGGCGGCGGCTCGAAGCTGCAGATCGAAGCCGACCTGCAGCGCGGCAGCACCGAATAG